The following DNA comes from Thalassoglobus sp. JC818.
GATCTCGTTGGCTCGTACGGAATCTCGTTTCTCATCGTGCTCTCCAACGCGGTGATCACAGAGTGTCTGCCTCTGCGCTGGATCAGGCGTGGGCTTGGAATTCAGAGCAACACAGCGACTGACGAATCCTCATCGCTGAATGAGAAACTATTGATCCAAACCAGCGGAGGAGATCGTCCACTTCTTCATCGACTCGGGATGATTGGACTCTCTGTCGGACTGGTCATCGGGGCGATGATTTACGGTCAAATTCGTCGCGGATCAGAAGCATTTCCGGTCGGTCCACGGGTCTCACTCGTCCAGGGGAACTTTGTCGCATCGCTGAAGTCGGACCGAGACCAATGGGGCGAGATCTTTCAGGTTCACTATCACCTGACTGGTCTCTCGGTGCGGTTTCAGCCTGATCTGATTGTCTGGCCAGAAGGGATGTTTCGTTACCCGGTCTACGAGACTCAAAAGGGATTAAGCAACGAACAGCTCGACGAAATCCTGGAGAAGGAATTTCCCGAAATCGGCCTGACTTCCGACTATTGGAATTCCGGAGACAGCCAGCAACGACTCTCGTCGATTGCAGACATGACCGATGCCGGGTTGATCGTCGGGGCAAGTGTTTTCGCGGCGGAGAAGGACAAGGTCGATGTCTACAACTCGGCGATCTTTGCTGCCCCTCAAACCGGAATTCAGGGCCGTTATCACAAGATTCACCGCGTCCCCTTCGGTGAATACATTCCACTTCGCGAACAACTTCCGCTGATCCAGTCATTGACTCCGTTTCGTGGCGATTTCGGGATTCAGGCCGGAACAAATCTCGAAGTGTTTCAGTACAAAGACTGGCGACTGCTGCCTGTCATTTGCTTTGAGGACACAGTTCCTCACCTTGTCAGACAACTCGTCCATCAAGCTCAGGAAAGAGACAGCGCTCCTGTAGATGTTCTCGTCAATCTGACGAATGACGGTTGGTTTCATGGATCAAGCGAATTGGACCAGCATCTGATCACCGCGAAGTTCCGAACCATCGAAACACGCACTCCGATGGTTCGGGCTGTGAATACAGGAATCTCGGCCGTCATCGATGGAGATGGTGTTGTTCGAGAACCGGATGACTTTATCGACCTCGATGCCAAGCGGGAGGAACGGGATCCGACCAAGTCGATGAAAAACCCGGAAACAGGTCGCTATCACAGGCAGCGGAATCTGGCTTTAATTGCTGATGTCCCGCTCGATCCTCGCGAGAGCTTTTACGTGAAGTACGGGGACTGGTTTGCAGCTGGGTGCCTGGTCGCCGTCTTCGCAACATTCTTCCTCAGCTTCATCATTCGACCATCTCAAGTCGCCAGCGAGTGACGTTTCGCCGTCAAATCTGATGGGCTCACTGCTTCTTCAAACGTGAGCCAATTTCGATCGCGACAGCCCGCGGTGTGGGAGCTTCGGCGGTTGATTTCTCCGAAGAAAGACCCTGATTCATCGACGTCATGACGATGGTTGTGCGAACCGATCGCTCCAATCAGTCGGAAAATACTTGGAAATTCCGTGGTCAAAATCGGCACTCTTTCTACAAAACAAGAGTGAACGATTTGAACGTTTTTAATCGTTCGGTTTTCCTCAAATTGAATGAGTGTGAGAACGACCATGTTGAAGAAAGTCCTTCCCCTTGCGTTAATTGCAGCGATTTCGTCCGTTGGTTTCGCTGCCGACAAGAACATTGTTGAGACCGCCGTCGAAGCAGGTTCATTCAAAACGCTGGCAGCTGCCCTTCAAGCAGCTAACCTCGTTGAAACACTTCAGGGAGACGGTCCCTTCACGGTCTTTGCCCCCACCGACGATGCCTTCGCGAATCTGCCTGAGGGGACTCTTGACGAATTGTTAAAGCCCGAGAGCAAAGAAACTCTGACCGGCATTCTCACCTATCACGTTGTGGCTGGTGAAGTTCCTGCGGCGAAAGTCGTGAAGCTCTCTGGAGCGACAACAGTCAACGGCCAGCGAGTTGACATCGCAGCGAAAGACGGAGTGACAGTCGATCAAGCGAAAGTTGTGACAACTGACATTCAATGCTCGAATGGGATCATTCACATCATCGACGCAGTTCTCCTCCCAGAGAGTCAATCAATCGTTGGAGTTGCCAAAGAAGCCAAAACCTTCGAAACACTGATCGCAGCCGCACAAGCAGCGGGATTGGCAGAAGTTCTTGATCAGCAAGGTCCATTTACCGTCTTTGCCCCAACGGATGAAGCATTCGCGAAACTCCCAGCTGGAACCGTTGAATCTCTTCTGAAGCCTGAAAACAAAGCGAAACTCGCTTCGATCCTGAAGTATCACGTTGTGCCGGGACGCATCTACTCGGAAGGAGCTCTCGAAGCTGGAAAAGCAAAAACCCTGCAGGGAGCATCGGTCGAAATCGGAGTTCAGAGCGGTCACGCGAAGGTAAACGACGCGAATCTCATCGCGACAGACATTGATGCTTCAAATGGAGTCATTCATGTTGTCGACTCTGTTTTGATGCCACCGAAGGGGGAAAGCAAGAAACAGGCAGCCGTCTACACGACGCCATGTCAGTCTTCTCAGACTGTCGTGATCCGAGCACAACACTAAACCTGAGATCGTTCTGAGATCGGCTCCTAAGTCCCCTGAACCTCTCAATTCGCCTACTGTACCAGCTGGTCAGTGAAGGAAACTTCGCTGGCCAGTTGTTTTTGTTTTGGAGCGGTCGGATTTCACATCTCTGCGAATCGGCCAGCTCACGCTCTTTCGCCTCAGCTTAAGACCCTTAACATGAATCCTTCCACCGCATCAGCCGATCCAATCAGCGACCGTCGATTTGAAAATTGCCTCCCCGACCGCTTGACCGTGAGAACGCTGATCCAGTATTGCAAGTTCTAACATTCAACCGGTTCCAGGGGCGGGATCGACATTGACGCAGTTGCACGAAACGCGAACAATCTCCCATTAACAAAGCCTCGACTGACAGGAAGACAGATGTTCGACTTGAACCTTGAACGGCCTTCGCCAGTTCAACCATACAACTCAGACTACCAACGCACCCGACAGATGACTGTCGGTGACCTCCTGCTGGAAAACCGGATCATTTTCCTGGACGGGCCGATTCACGACGGCAATGCGAACATGATCGTGATGAAGTTGTTGTACCTGCAGTCAGAAAACCGTCATCAAGACGTGCACATGTACATCAACTCTCCGGGCGGATCGGTGACAGCGACTCTCGCCATCTACGACACAATGCAGTTCCTGGAATGTAAAGTCGCCACCTACTGCGTCGGTTTGGCAGCCAGCGGTGCAGCCATCCTCGTCGCCGGTGGGGAAAAGGGTAAACGCTACATCCTCCCACACGCGAAGATGATGATTCACCAGCCCTACGGCCAGGTGGGCGGACAGGTCTCCGACATCGAAATTCAGGCTCAGGAGATCCTGGAAACTCGTTCGACCCTGAACAAAATTCTCTCCGAGCACACCGGACAACCAGAAGAAGTCGTGGCGAAAGACACAGAGCGCGATCGCTACCTTTCACCAGCTGCGGCCAAAGAGTATGGCCTCATCGACGAAATCGTGATGAAGAAGTCGAAGGCGAAAACTGATTCCTCAGCGTCCTGACACGCGTCAAACTCACTGAAGGACTCAGAGACCAATTTCGCAATATTCACTCGGGTGATCATCTTCGAAACCAACGGAATCACGAAAGTATTCACATGTCAAATCTTGTCCCATTTGTTGTCGAAAAGTCCGGTCGCGAAGAGCGGGCGATGGACATTTACAGCCGACTGCTGAAAGACCGAATTGTCTTTCTCGGCTCCCAAGTCAACGATCAGGTCGCAAACCTGCTCGTCGCTCAACTGCTTTACCTGCAGTTTGAAGATCCCAAGTCAGACATCCATCTCTACATCAACTCCCCTGGTGGCTCCGTCACTGCGGGCATGGCGATTTACGACACAATGCAATACATCACGTGTGATGTCGCGACTTACTGCATGGGACAGGCAGCGAGTATGGGTGCGCTCTTGCTGACTGCAGGTGCAGCTAACAAACGGTTTTCACTTCCGAACTCTCGAATCATGATTCACCAACCACTGGCAGGAATGGAAGGGACAGCGACTGACCTGGATATTCACGCCAAAGAAGTGATCAAGATGAAGAGAAAGCTCAACGAAATCCTCATCAAACACACCGGTCAAACTCTCGAACAAATCGAACGAGACACTGACCGAGACAACTTCATGGACCCGGAAACTGCGCAAAAGTACGGACTGATCGACAGTGTCCTCGACCGACTTCCACATGGACTGGAAGGATAATCGTTTTTCGAATCGGACTTCATGAACGAGGCCAGTAAGCAACACATCGTAGCCCGCAACCGATTGTGTTGAAGATTTGAAATCACCCTCATTCATGAAGTTCGAGTAGAAAATTCCACAAACCTGAGTCAGCATGATGCACCAGACCAACACATGGATGTGGGGCCGGACAATTTGTTTCGGTTGGGCCGGAGGTTTGTTCCTCAGCATGTTGGGCTGCGCATCAACGAGTCACATCGATCTGCTTGAAGCAAAGCTGCGCGAACAGGAAGTCGTTGTTGAACGCTACGAACGGGAAGTGGCATCTGTCCGCGATCAATTGATTACCGCCCAGCGACGGACTGCGATGCTCGAAGAACAACTTGCAGGAACCGGTTCACAACTGGTCTCTGCGGAAGTCACCGAGCAGATTGCTGCGATTGAGGGCATCCGCTTCAACACGCTGTTGACCGGCGCTCAGGATCTGGATTCCGAACCGGGAGATGAGCGACTCCATGCGATGGTGTACCCCCATGACGGTGACGGCGATCTCGTCAAGCTGGTGGGTCAAATCACCTTTGAAGCAATCGATCTCTCACTCCCCGAGAGCGAGAGAACCGTTGGTCGATGGGAACTCAACAGCCAGGAAGCACTCGAGTACTGGCACACAGGCTTCCTTTCTTCAGGATTCAAGTTTGAGTTTCCGTGGCAGTCTCCTCCCGCCGGGGAAGAAGTACTACTGCACGTGAAGCTGAAAGCCCCGGACGGGCGTGAATTTCGGGCATCTCACACGATCGAAATCGATCCCCCCAAGTTTCTGGCGACAGTTCGCCAGTCGCCTGACTTGATCTCCACCCCTCCCAAGACCACGAGCCCTAAAACTCCAGTTGAAGGGGGCGGCAGTCCGCAGCAAATGCCCACTGACGGGACAGGCTCGCAGCGACCTCCGGCGGTGATCGACGTCCTCGATCCGTTTACAGATTCAGAGCAAACCGCGACCAAAGCAGGATTTGCAACGATCAGCGCCGACGAGAACTCGCCTGCTCCGTTTCCGCCTGGAATTCAAACTTCTGACAATTTCCGGGACGAAACCATTCCTGCCTTTCGCTAAGGCCAATTCGTTTCGTACATCTAATCCCACAGTCGGGGATTGCGTCCTCGATCAGCTGATTTGCGGTGGTTAAACCTTGCGGGCGAGTGAATTCTCTTCTCAAACACTCTCCCGGACGGAGACTGTGACGCTTTCGATTGCAGGGCGATCTCTCTAAGATGCGTTTCAGAGAGAATTGGATCAAATGTGAAGTTGATCCATCTTCTGCAGCGACAATGTGCGAACGAGTTGGTTCAGGAAGACCGCACAGATTCTTGCAACACTCCGATCTGCGTGTGAAGTGGCGAGAACCGGAGATGCGTAACGAAACTCAATCGAGCCGCTGCGGACAAATTTTATCGAGCCGCCAAATCTGAATGATCCTTGAAGCTGTTTCGAAGTCGAAGCTGGGTTGAAAAACCGCTCGATTTAGAAGCTTCAGAGTCATGTAAAAATTGGTGCTCATTCAAGACAGAGAATCGGGAGTTCAAAATGGCCCGCAAGGGGGAGATGTTTGCAGGACTGACAGTTGCGCTCGTGACACCATTTCGAGATGGTAAAGTCGATGAGAAAGCGCTGCGAGGTCTTGTGGATCGCCACGTCGAGGCGGGAACAGATGCTGTCAGCCCGTGTGGAACAACCGGTGAAAGCCCGACACTCAGCCATGACGAGCACGAGCGAGTGATCGCGATCGTCTGCGAACAGGCTGCTGGTCGCATCAAAGTGATGGCCGGAACGGGATCGAACAGCACAGCAGAAGCAATTCGACTGACTTCGCGAGCCAAAGAGGTCGGAGCGGACGGAGCACTGCTCGTCGCCCCCTACTACAACAAGCCGATGCAGGAAGGCTTCTACGAGCACTACCGAGCGATCGCGGAATCTGTCGACATTCCACAGGTCGTTTACAACATCCCGGGACGTTCCGCGAAGAACATCGAACCCGAAACCATTTGCCGCTTGGGCGAGTTGAAGAACATCGTCGCTGTCAAAGAATCGACGGGATCGATGGATCAGGCATCCCAGATCCTCAACGGCAGCAACCTGACGGTCCTTTCCGGAGATGACAGCCTGACGTTGCCACTTCTGGCACTTGGTGCCTCCGGAGTGGTTTCCGTCGCAGGGAACATCGTTCCAAAAGATGTCAAAGCGATGATCACCGCCTGGAACTCAGGCAACGTCGCCGAAGCCCAGAAACTGCATCACAAACTCTTCCCGTTGTGCCGAGACATGCTCGGACTGGCGACGAACCCGATCCCACTGAAAGCAGCGATGAACCTGCTCGGACAGGATACGGGAGACGTCCGCTTGCCACTCACACAGCTGAGTGAATCGAGCGTGGGGAGTCTGCGTACAACGCTTGAGAAATACGGCCTGCTCTCCTCTTGATCTGGGGAATCGAACATTCAGGACTATGATTGAAGCGCGCAGTTCTATAATGAACCTGTGCCGGGGTCACCTTACAGACCTCCTTCATCCGTTCGTCGTCATCTGACACAACAGCTTTCAACTGATTGAGAACGTAACACCATGGCAGTCACAACAGCTGACAACCGAATTGCATTCGATGCCGCAGGTTTCGAGTCGTTCCTAAGCAACCGCAATGAACCCGACTGGCTTCAGAAATCGCGTCGCGACGCCTTCGAACAGTACCAGCAACTGAGTTCTGAACCGCTCGATCCCGAAGAGTTTAAGCGTCTCGATCTGCGGACTTTTCGACCGGAAAAGTACTCGCTCAACACGTCGAGCGCGGGTGAAACATCCTTCGAAACTCTCATGCAGAATCGCGGAGAATTCGGCGGTGCGATCGTTCAAGTTGACGGAAAGTGTGTCAGTTCGTCTCTGAGCGAAGAACTGAAGAGCCAAGGCGTTCTGTTCGGGAATCTTTCCGAACTGCTCGTCGAGCATCGAGAGCTTCTCGAACCATACTTCCTCAAGAAGGCTGTGAAGGCCGGGCAGGACCGGTTCTCCGCTTGGCATGCGGCATTTTGGACGGGCGGGGCAGTTTTGTATGTCCCAAGAAATGTTGAGGTCGATGTTCCGCTCTACAGCTTGATTGGCCTTCAGGGAGAAGGGGCTGCCGATCTCAGCCACACGTTGATCATCATTGAAGACGGAGCTTCTGCCACGCTTCTGGAAGAGACATCTTGTACCAACGAGAACGCCGACGGACTCCATGTCGGAGCTGTCGAATTGATCGTTGGTCAAGGGGCTCGATTGCGATATGTGCAGCTTCAGAACTGGAACGAAAAAGTTCGCCACTTCGCTCACCAGTCCGGACGTGTGGCTCGCGATGCGATGCTGCAATGGACCGTTGGCGGCCTCGGTGGGAAACTGATGCACATCCATCAGGACGTCCACCTTGATGGACGCGGAGCACATGCTCAGGTCAACGGCGTGACCTTCGCAACAGACAAACAACTGTTGTCGTACTACACACAGCAGACTCATCATCAACCGGATACATCGTCCGACCTTCTCTACAAGCAGGTCTGCCGCGATCATTCTCGCTGTGTCTGGCGAGGGATGATCAAAGTCGATGAGATCGCACAAAAAACCGACGGTTATCAGAGAAACGATGCTTTGATGCTCAGCTCTGATGCTCGGGCAGACGCCATTCCCGGACTCGAAATCGAAGCTGACGACGTTCGCTGCACACACGGTGCGACCGCCGGTCAGGTCGACGAAGAGCAGGTTTTCTACGCCATGTGTCGCGGTCTTTCCCGATACGAAGCAATGCACGTTATCGTCGAAGGCTTCTTCGCTGAAGTCTACGATCGCATCCCCGTCGAACTGGTTCGTGAGACGCTCAGCCAGGCAGTGGAACGCAAACTTGGCATCGGTGAATAGAGTAAGCTTGGAAGCCAGCTCCACTCACCGTGCGCGATGAAGACCTTCGAACTTGACCAACTGCTGCGTCAAACAGCAACAGGTGGTTTGGGAACTGGAACTGGCATGGGTTCGCTGGGACGTTCCTTCAATTGTCCCCATTTGCTGGCTTGCCACGTTTCACCACTCGTCATGTCGAGCGCGGTGAGCCATCCGTAGTTGTAGCAAGCAGTGTCGAGGCAGATGAGGTGGCCGAGATCGAGAATCTCGCCTGACCGTTGTTCTGTATGTCCGACGACCACGGTCTTCCCGGACATGTGAGGTTCAGGATATGGCTTCTCAATCAGCGTCCATCGCAACACGTGAGGCGGCCACACTTCGGGAGGCTCGTCGGGAAGATAGAGAGCGTGCGTAAAAATGTGCGTCTCAGTCTCGAAGAAGTCGACGGTGCTCCGAATGAACTCGACGTGATCAGGAGGCACCGCATCGATGTCTCCTCCAAAGTGATAAGAGTTGACCGTTGATGTTCCTCCAAAGAGCATCCACGACTCTTTCGCTTGATCGCTCTCCAAAGCGGCTAGGAACATTTCTTCGTGGTTCCCACGGATCGCCACCAGATTGCATTGAGTCGACAGTTCGATCAGCAGTTCCAGGACCTCTTTTGATTCTCGTCCCTGATCGATGAGATCGCCAAGACAAACGAGCGTGTCGTCCGGCTGAAGGTCAGCGACTTTGACCAATGTATCGAGAGCGTGAAAACATCCGTGGATGTCTCCAATCGCAATCACCCGCGACGACGAACCTTGTGTCATCGAACGATCCTCAAGAC
Coding sequences within:
- the lnt gene encoding apolipoprotein N-acyltransferase — encoded protein: MDDMPATASEPSLNAADAARIQEIVERPQKKKRVPGRGVVLRAALATAVMLWAAFTPLDWGWLAWISLVPLLSIARIPDRLGWTYRLLYLSGFIYWLITLQWMRYGDPSMYIALAAMAFYLAFLWPIFVWLNRTCLHRFRIPLFVFAPILWTGLEYLRSFLFTGFSWYYLGHTQHNWVDLIQISDLVGSYGISFLIVLSNAVITECLPLRWIRRGLGIQSNTATDESSSLNEKLLIQTSGGDRPLLHRLGMIGLSVGLVIGAMIYGQIRRGSEAFPVGPRVSLVQGNFVASLKSDRDQWGEIFQVHYHLTGLSVRFQPDLIVWPEGMFRYPVYETQKGLSNEQLDEILEKEFPEIGLTSDYWNSGDSQQRLSSIADMTDAGLIVGASVFAAEKDKVDVYNSAIFAAPQTGIQGRYHKIHRVPFGEYIPLREQLPLIQSLTPFRGDFGIQAGTNLEVFQYKDWRLLPVICFEDTVPHLVRQLVHQAQERDSAPVDVLVNLTNDGWFHGSSELDQHLITAKFRTIETRTPMVRAVNTGISAVIDGDGVVREPDDFIDLDAKREERDPTKSMKNPETGRYHRQRNLALIADVPLDPRESFYVKYGDWFAAGCLVAVFATFFLSFIIRPSQVASE
- a CDS encoding fasciclin domain-containing protein, with protein sequence MLKKVLPLALIAAISSVGFAADKNIVETAVEAGSFKTLAAALQAANLVETLQGDGPFTVFAPTDDAFANLPEGTLDELLKPESKETLTGILTYHVVAGEVPAAKVVKLSGATTVNGQRVDIAAKDGVTVDQAKVVTTDIQCSNGIIHIIDAVLLPESQSIVGVAKEAKTFETLIAAAQAAGLAEVLDQQGPFTVFAPTDEAFAKLPAGTVESLLKPENKAKLASILKYHVVPGRIYSEGALEAGKAKTLQGASVEIGVQSGHAKVNDANLIATDIDASNGVIHVVDSVLMPPKGESKKQAAVYTTPCQSSQTVVIRAQH
- a CDS encoding ATP-dependent Clp protease proteolytic subunit encodes the protein MFDLNLERPSPVQPYNSDYQRTRQMTVGDLLLENRIIFLDGPIHDGNANMIVMKLLYLQSENRHQDVHMYINSPGGSVTATLAIYDTMQFLECKVATYCVGLAASGAAILVAGGEKGKRYILPHAKMMIHQPYGQVGGQVSDIEIQAQEILETRSTLNKILSEHTGQPEEVVAKDTERDRYLSPAAAKEYGLIDEIVMKKSKAKTDSSAS
- the clpP gene encoding ATP-dependent Clp endopeptidase proteolytic subunit ClpP; this encodes MSNLVPFVVEKSGREERAMDIYSRLLKDRIVFLGSQVNDQVANLLVAQLLYLQFEDPKSDIHLYINSPGGSVTAGMAIYDTMQYITCDVATYCMGQAASMGALLLTAGAANKRFSLPNSRIMIHQPLAGMEGTATDLDIHAKEVIKMKRKLNEILIKHTGQTLEQIERDTDRDNFMDPETAQKYGLIDSVLDRLPHGLEG
- the dapA gene encoding 4-hydroxy-tetrahydrodipicolinate synthase; translated protein: MARKGEMFAGLTVALVTPFRDGKVDEKALRGLVDRHVEAGTDAVSPCGTTGESPTLSHDEHERVIAIVCEQAAGRIKVMAGTGSNSTAEAIRLTSRAKEVGADGALLVAPYYNKPMQEGFYEHYRAIAESVDIPQVVYNIPGRSAKNIEPETICRLGELKNIVAVKESTGSMDQASQILNGSNLTVLSGDDSLTLPLLALGASGVVSVAGNIVPKDVKAMITAWNSGNVAEAQKLHHKLFPLCRDMLGLATNPIPLKAAMNLLGQDTGDVRLPLTQLSESSVGSLRTTLEKYGLLSS
- the sufD gene encoding Fe-S cluster assembly protein SufD — its product is MAVTTADNRIAFDAAGFESFLSNRNEPDWLQKSRRDAFEQYQQLSSEPLDPEEFKRLDLRTFRPEKYSLNTSSAGETSFETLMQNRGEFGGAIVQVDGKCVSSSLSEELKSQGVLFGNLSELLVEHRELLEPYFLKKAVKAGQDRFSAWHAAFWTGGAVLYVPRNVEVDVPLYSLIGLQGEGAADLSHTLIIIEDGASATLLEETSCTNENADGLHVGAVELIVGQGARLRYVQLQNWNEKVRHFAHQSGRVARDAMLQWTVGGLGGKLMHIHQDVHLDGRGAHAQVNGVTFATDKQLLSYYTQQTHHQPDTSSDLLYKQVCRDHSRCVWRGMIKVDEIAQKTDGYQRNDALMLSSDARADAIPGLEIEADDVRCTHGATAGQVDEEQVFYAMCRGLSRYEAMHVIVEGFFAEVYDRIPVELVRETLSQAVERKLGIGE
- a CDS encoding metallophosphoesterase family protein, whose protein sequence is MTQGSSSRVIAIGDIHGCFHALDTLVKVADLQPDDTLVCLGDLIDQGRESKEVLELLIELSTQCNLVAIRGNHEEMFLAALESDQAKESWMLFGGTSTVNSYHFGGDIDAVPPDHVEFIRSTVDFFETETHIFTHALYLPDEPPEVWPPHVLRWTLIEKPYPEPHMSGKTVVVGHTEQRSGEILDLGHLICLDTACYNYGWLTALDMTSGETWQASKWGQLKERPSEPMPVPVPKPPVAV